A portion of the Bifidobacterium sp. ESL0800 genome contains these proteins:
- a CDS encoding LacI family DNA-binding transcriptional regulator — MMTMKDVAEKAGVSISTVSLVLNNRDAGRVKTQIAAKVREIADELGYKPNPMARSLRTSKTSILGFVAEDIYHIPYTAQTLQGAQDAASHYGYIILFVDTDGSSSQTDQISVLQRYGMDGFLYSKPSSQVTEVPEDLVHSPLVLISTNTVDNRFPIVEPDEFAIGYDATKKLIDSGAQKIAYIGNAAPTIAQATRLEGYRRALHEAKIPFDQKMVVNVSQDGDALGMVSSLFDEVEPDAFFCYDDARAWYIYECAARRGLTVGKDLSVIGVGNDSNIVDTFTPKLASVAMPYYEMGYWAVCKLVSLIEKRSLGDNPFPDNLIDLPPIDSAIPACIHCQIIGDESVVGKK; from the coding sequence ATCGCCGCAAAGGTGCGCGAGATAGCCGACGAACTCGGTTATAAGCCGAACCCGATGGCGCGCAGCTTGCGTACCAGCAAAACCAGTATTTTGGGGTTTGTCGCCGAGGATATCTATCACATCCCCTACACTGCACAGACCCTGCAGGGTGCACAGGATGCGGCCAGCCATTACGGCTATATCATCCTCTTTGTGGATACGGACGGCTCAAGCAGCCAGACGGATCAGATTTCCGTCCTTCAACGCTATGGAATGGATGGATTCCTCTATTCTAAGCCGTCGAGCCAAGTCACCGAAGTTCCCGAAGATCTCGTCCATTCGCCGCTTGTTCTGATTTCCACCAATACCGTTGATAACCGCTTCCCCATCGTCGAACCCGACGAATTCGCCATCGGCTACGACGCCACCAAGAAACTTATCGACTCCGGAGCCCAAAAAATCGCCTATATCGGCAATGCGGCACCGACCATCGCCCAAGCTACCAGACTTGAAGGCTATCGCAGAGCCCTCCATGAAGCGAAGATTCCTTTCGACCAGAAAATGGTCGTCAATGTTTCTCAGGACGGTGACGCACTCGGCATGGTCTCCTCGCTTTTCGACGAAGTGGAACCCGACGCGTTCTTCTGCTACGACGATGCACGCGCCTGGTATATCTACGAATGCGCCGCACGCCGCGGTCTGACTGTTGGCAAGGATTTGTCGGTCATCGGCGTGGGCAACGACAGCAATATCGTTGACACCTTCACACCTAAACTGGCCTCGGTCGCCATGCCTTATTATGAAATGGGCTATTGGGCGGTCTGCAAGCTGGTATCGCTGATCGAGAAACGTTCGTTGGGAGACAATCCGTTCCCGGATAATCTCATCGATTTGCCACCGATCGATTCCGCCATTCCGGCATGCATCCATTGCCAGATCATCGGCGACGAATCGGTTGTCGGTAAGAAATAA
- a CDS encoding isoprenyl transferase — translation MAFEHVDYTSLDVPAAPFSDPSIIPAFPKGKVPRHLGVIMDGNGRWAQQRGLTRTHGHQAAEPVVFDTIAGAIEAGVRYLSLYTFSTENWKRSPQEVRFLMGFSRDIIHRRVAQMDEWGVRVRWSGRRPRLWKSVIDELEVAMERTKHNSTIDVVFCINYGGRSEIADAAAAIARDVRDGKISGDRVTESMIADHLYNPDIPDCDLVIRTSGEQRTSNFLPWEAAYAELDFAPELFPDYGRKALWRSIDHYVHRDRRFGGVKTKTK, via the coding sequence ATGGCTTTTGAACATGTGGACTACACCTCGCTTGACGTTCCGGCGGCTCCTTTTTCCGACCCGTCGATTATCCCGGCGTTCCCGAAAGGCAAGGTTCCCCGTCACCTCGGCGTCATCATGGACGGCAACGGGCGTTGGGCTCAGCAGCGCGGCCTGACCCGCACGCACGGCCATCAGGCAGCCGAGCCGGTCGTATTCGACACCATCGCCGGCGCCATCGAGGCGGGCGTGCGTTACCTGAGCCTCTATACCTTCTCCACGGAAAACTGGAAGCGTAGCCCGCAGGAAGTGCGCTTCCTGATGGGCTTCTCCCGAGACATCATCCACCGTCGCGTCGCCCAGATGGATGAGTGGGGCGTGCGCGTGCGCTGGTCGGGCAGGCGGCCGAGGCTCTGGAAGTCCGTGATCGACGAGCTTGAGGTCGCCATGGAACGGACCAAGCACAATTCCACCATCGATGTGGTTTTCTGCATCAATTACGGCGGCCGTTCCGAAATCGCCGACGCCGCGGCGGCCATCGCCCGTGATGTGCGAGACGGCAAGATCAGCGGCGATCGCGTCACCGAATCGATGATTGCCGATCATCTTTACAACCCCGATATTCCCGATTGCGACCTGGTCATCCGCACGTCCGGCGAGCAGCGCACCTCGAACTTTCTGCCGTGGGAAGCGGCCTACGCGGAACTCGATTTCGCACCTGAACTTTTCCCGGACTACGGACGCAAGGCGCTGTGGCGTTCCATCGACCACTACGTTCACCGCGACCGTCGTTTCGGCGGTGTCAAGACCAAGACGAAGTGA
- the recO gene encoding DNA repair protein RecO, protein MALYRDEGVVLKTVKLGEADRIITLLTRTHGKVRAVAKGVRRTKSRFGGRLEPFMRDDLLIAEGRSLDVISQAASISSYAARICVDYDAYTAANVIAETTDKLVSTEHEPAQRQYMLLIAALAALARALHPAEAISDSYVMRALAQAGWTPRLSSCTVCGKRDDLDYFSVASGGILCSTDHTPDSKRIDLDGREQMEALVEGDWKVLDRAPLKAEIRRFVEEWGEYYLERPIRSLKLLDS, encoded by the coding sequence ATGGCGCTGTATCGCGATGAAGGCGTGGTCTTGAAAACCGTCAAACTCGGCGAGGCCGACCGCATTATCACCTTGCTGACCCGCACCCACGGCAAGGTGCGTGCCGTCGCCAAAGGCGTGAGACGCACCAAATCACGGTTCGGCGGGAGGCTGGAACCGTTCATGCGCGACGATCTGCTCATCGCCGAAGGCCGTTCGCTGGACGTCATCTCGCAGGCCGCTTCCATTTCCTCCTATGCCGCGCGCATTTGTGTGGACTACGACGCCTACACCGCCGCCAACGTCATCGCCGAGACGACCGACAAACTCGTCTCCACAGAACACGAGCCGGCCCAACGCCAATACATGCTGTTGATTGCTGCATTGGCGGCGTTGGCACGTGCGCTCCATCCGGCCGAAGCCATCAGCGATTCCTATGTCATGCGGGCTTTGGCCCAAGCCGGTTGGACCCCACGCCTTTCGTCCTGTACGGTTTGCGGCAAGCGTGACGACCTCGATTACTTTTCCGTGGCCTCCGGCGGGATACTATGCTCCACCGACCACACCCCGGATTCGAAACGCATTGATCTGGACGGCCGTGAACAGATGGAGGCGCTTGTCGAGGGGGACTGGAAAGTACTTGATCGTGCACCTTTGAAGGCCGAAATTCGGCGATTTGTTGAAGAATGGGGTGAATATTACCTCGAACGACCCATCCGCTCGCTGAAGTTGCTAGATTCATAA
- a CDS encoding alpha/beta hydrolase: MSTVPNELSDPADSQSNTSWGLGRRLLVTIPIFIVLLGILVTVSNLTSVPWKREPTGQSVSTLSPNTGVVFDNPQDVPLAHRDSFKVSSRTVTLDVKRPATGEVQHVHVLLRAPKDSAGTNVRHPGVVFMHGAGYGTAENSFGDAAADLSSAGFVTAVMDKPVWSTNDITRDYPASAKAYDQVVRYLRTQRNVDPDKVGLYATSESTWISPYVIKYDKRIAFQLLLSPMVYGPRQSLGFFVGQDFSLVGANNGYQSIVRRLFHADTEMMGLHNLDFPMDLREAYAVPTMVVYGSKDVLTAQVEGLEHILYSAHRAGNRNVTVRSYAVANHVLRLGDEADTGTPFADDYINDVISWAVGTVAGLKQTSELVAGTTIRQSIAVPVELKADRSLTVYGSMVNVGMVVLLAAALLMALVGCAMKGWRLVHRNHNKVFGFMRGFGSELLAVAVTTLATFVLFAAGLGQVIMAVVKLGWGGAPSENPGMMYWSWPVIQVVSTLVVWAWARILARCIEVAQVRGLAQFPPRKGAISDVVSGREPVFASKRFGRVFFWLVAAAMFSVLLFFAFWGLFIF; this comes from the coding sequence ATGAGCACTGTGCCAAACGAACTGTCCGATCCAGCCGATAGTCAATCCAACACGTCGTGGGGACTTGGTCGCCGTCTTTTGGTGACCATCCCTATTTTTATCGTGCTTTTGGGCATTCTTGTCACGGTTTCCAATCTCACCAGCGTGCCGTGGAAAAGGGAGCCGACGGGCCAGTCGGTGTCCACTCTTTCGCCGAATACCGGTGTTGTGTTCGATAATCCCCAAGATGTGCCGTTGGCGCATCGCGACAGTTTCAAGGTTTCCTCGCGTACGGTCACTTTGGATGTCAAGCGGCCTGCCACCGGTGAGGTTCAGCATGTCCATGTTCTTCTTCGGGCACCGAAGGATTCGGCAGGCACGAACGTCAGGCACCCCGGAGTCGTATTTATGCACGGTGCAGGCTATGGAACCGCGGAAAACAGCTTCGGTGACGCCGCCGCAGACCTTTCATCGGCCGGGTTCGTCACTGCCGTGATGGACAAGCCCGTCTGGTCGACCAACGACATCACCCGAGATTATCCGGCAAGCGCCAAGGCCTATGACCAGGTCGTGCGCTACCTGCGTACGCAGCGCAATGTCGACCCGGATAAGGTCGGTCTTTACGCGACTTCCGAAAGCACATGGATTTCGCCCTACGTCATCAAATATGACAAACGCATCGCTTTCCAGCTCCTCTTGAGCCCCATGGTCTACGGCCCCCGACAGTCCTTGGGATTCTTCGTCGGACAGGACTTCTCGCTGGTCGGCGCCAATAACGGCTACCAATCAATCGTGCGCAGGCTGTTCCACGCCGATACCGAAATGATGGGGCTTCATAACCTTGATTTCCCGATGGATCTGCGCGAGGCCTACGCAGTGCCGACCATGGTGGTCTATGGCTCGAAAGACGTCCTGACCGCGCAGGTCGAGGGCTTGGAACATATTCTCTATTCCGCCCATCGCGCCGGCAACCGCAACGTGACGGTGCGCAGCTATGCTGTGGCCAACCACGTTCTGCGGCTTGGCGACGAGGCAGACACCGGCACCCCGTTCGCGGATGATTACATCAATGACGTCATCTCGTGGGCCGTGGGCACCGTCGCCGGCCTCAAGCAGACGAGCGAGCTCGTCGCCGGCACCACCATCCGTCAATCCATTGCGGTGCCGGTGGAGCTGAAGGCGGATCGCAGTCTCACCGTCTACGGTTCCATGGTCAATGTCGGCATGGTGGTTCTGCTTGCCGCGGCGTTGCTCATGGCACTGGTCGGCTGTGCGATGAAGGGTTGGCGGCTGGTTCATCGTAATCACAATAAGGTGTTCGGCTTCATGCGGGGCTTTGGCAGCGAGCTGTTGGCCGTTGCCGTGACGACGTTGGCGACGTTCGTGCTGTTCGCTGCGGGACTTGGGCAGGTCATCATGGCCGTGGTCAAGCTCGGCTGGGGCGGCGCGCCTAGCGAAAACCCCGGCATGATGTATTGGAGCTGGCCGGTCATCCAGGTGGTTTCGACGCTGGTGGTCTGGGCCTGGGCCCGTATTCTGGCGCGTTGCATCGAAGTGGCACAGGTGCGCGGACTGGCGCAATTCCCGCCGCGCAAAGGGGCGATCAGCGATGTGGTCAGTGGCCGGGAGCCGGTGTTCGCCTCGAAACGGTTCGGCCGTGTCTTCTTCTGGCTGGTCGCTGCGGCGATGTTCAGTGTCCTGCTGTTCTTTGCGTTCTGGGGCCTGTTCATTTTCTGA
- a CDS encoding DivIVA domain-containing protein: MAEESENNQSSTGIEYAGKRKWGYDVDQVNEFLERAHEMYDRNDGELTQQDIQSAAFTFTKGGYVIAEVDAALARLEHAVVDKETARQIAGNGAVAWQARTQQLYSMISDHAKRSHKDRFIRGEKKRPSYDVKQVDRLVDQIITKSADDLGVRSMSGEEAKDLADLNSSTVANVIFTQRKGSRGYDERQVDYYLDACVQLLSRVESYARITDYNEKNAAAAAAAQPVGARTVPVAPQSQPVSGLNNVPVSPLIADNVSGPSADPTVPAAQPLASSYQSAQQAQTTQPAASSSSFDAVQTNVQPASADDFGAASSSTFDFNTTVPDAAAPVIPNLPDGVGTQGNSSNASVPSQDTATDASSSLAALANMAHTTENLSNNTEEAPFATPQVPTLNTPLQGNADNGATGADSAPLFGASSSNAGGKPATTLNNSDVDIPDISFPDYSAFKGDDQKTGE; the protein is encoded by the coding sequence ATGGCTGAAGAGTCGGAGAACAACCAAAGCTCGACGGGAATAGAATATGCTGGAAAGCGCAAGTGGGGTTATGACGTTGACCAGGTGAATGAGTTCTTGGAACGTGCCCACGAGATGTATGACAGGAATGACGGCGAGCTTACCCAGCAGGACATTCAGAGCGCCGCGTTTACGTTCACTAAAGGTGGTTACGTCATTGCCGAGGTCGACGCCGCGTTGGCGCGCCTTGAGCATGCAGTCGTGGACAAGGAGACGGCCCGCCAGATTGCAGGCAATGGTGCTGTCGCGTGGCAGGCTCGTACCCAGCAGCTTTACAGCATGATAAGCGATCATGCCAAGCGCAGCCACAAAGATCGTTTCATTCGTGGGGAGAAGAAGCGTCCTTCCTATGATGTCAAGCAGGTGGACCGTCTGGTCGATCAGATCATTACCAAATCCGCAGATGATCTGGGCGTCAGGTCCATGAGCGGCGAGGAAGCCAAGGACCTTGCCGATCTCAATTCGAGCACCGTGGCCAACGTTATTTTCACTCAGCGCAAAGGCAGCCGGGGTTACGACGAGCGCCAGGTTGATTATTATCTCGATGCGTGCGTTCAGCTGTTGAGCCGCGTTGAGTCTTATGCGCGTATCACCGATTACAACGAAAAGAACGCTGCCGCAGCCGCAGCCGCCCAGCCAGTTGGGGCACGCACGGTTCCGGTCGCCCCGCAGTCGCAGCCGGTTTCCGGGCTCAACAATGTTCCGGTCAGCCCGTTGATCGCCGATAACGTATCGGGTCCCTCGGCCGACCCTACGGTTCCGGCCGCTCAGCCCCTCGCTTCCTCGTATCAGTCTGCACAGCAGGCACAGACGACTCAGCCCGCTGCTTCGTCGAGTTCCTTCGATGCAGTCCAGACGAATGTCCAGCCGGCATCGGCCGATGATTTCGGCGCGGCTTCTTCTTCGACGTTCGATTTCAATACGACGGTTCCCGACGCCGCCGCCCCGGTAATCCCGAACTTGCCCGATGGCGTTGGAACACAAGGCAATAGCAGTAATGCTTCTGTTCCATCGCAAGACACTGCGACGGATGCCAGTTCCTCATTGGCCGCTTTGGCGAACATGGCCCATACCACCGAGAATCTCTCTAACAACACTGAGGAGGCGCCTTTCGCCACACCTCAGGTGCCGACGCTCAACACCCCGCTTCAGGGGAACGCAGACAATGGCGCCACCGGTGCTGATTCCGCTCCTTTGTTCGGTGCTTCCAGCAGCAATGCAGGTGGTAAGCCGGCAACGACCCTCAACAACTCTGACGTTGATATTCCCGACATCTCGTTCCCTGATTACAGCGCTTTCAAAGGTGACGATCAGAAGACCGGTGAGTGA
- the glyA gene encoding serine hydroxymethyltransferase, giving the protein MAEPFKADTSNPAVVQSSSDVFNAPIAQADPEISSLIQDELKRQQNGLEMIASENFVPRAVLDAQGSILTNKYAEGYPGRRYYGGCEFVDGIETLARNRAKELFGAEFANVQPHSGAQANAAVYQALIKPGDTVLGLALDHGGHLTHGTKMNFSGKFYHAESYGVNPDTFLIDPEIVRQRALEVHPQLIIGGWSAYPRIEDFKAMKEIADEVGAKFWVDMAHFAGMVAAGLHPSPVPYADVVSSTAHKTLGGPRSGFILAKKEYGKKINSAVFPGQQGGPLMHIIAAKAVAFKVAGTEAFKHRMERTLEGAKILADRLNAPDVAAQGITVLTGGTDVHLVMVDLRDSEMDGLTGENLLAQCGITVNRNTVPFDPRPASVASGLRIGTSALATRGFAAPQYEEVADIIGTALAAGKDADVEALHARVTKLTEDFPLYPGL; this is encoded by the coding sequence ATGGCTGAACCATTTAAAGCCGACACATCCAACCCTGCAGTCGTGCAGAGTTCGTCGGACGTGTTCAATGCACCCATCGCACAAGCGGACCCCGAAATCTCGTCGCTGATTCAGGACGAACTCAAGCGCCAGCAGAACGGCCTTGAGATGATCGCTTCCGAAAACTTCGTACCCCGCGCCGTTCTTGACGCGCAGGGCTCCATTCTGACCAACAAGTACGCGGAAGGCTACCCCGGACGCCGCTACTACGGCGGCTGCGAATTCGTCGACGGCATCGAGACGCTCGCGCGTAACCGCGCCAAGGAACTCTTCGGCGCCGAGTTCGCCAACGTTCAGCCTCATTCCGGCGCACAGGCCAACGCCGCCGTCTATCAGGCGCTCATCAAGCCGGGCGACACCGTGCTGGGCCTGGCGCTCGACCACGGCGGCCACCTGACCCACGGCACCAAGATGAACTTCTCCGGCAAGTTCTACCACGCCGAATCCTACGGCGTGAATCCCGACACCTTCCTGATCGATCCCGAAATCGTGCGCCAGCGCGCGCTCGAGGTCCATCCGCAGCTGATCATCGGCGGTTGGAGCGCCTACCCGCGCATCGAGGATTTCAAGGCGATGAAGGAGATCGCCGATGAGGTCGGCGCGAAGTTCTGGGTCGATATGGCCCACTTCGCCGGTATGGTGGCCGCGGGCCTGCACCCGAGCCCGGTCCCCTACGCCGATGTCGTCTCCTCGACCGCGCACAAGACGCTGGGCGGGCCGCGCTCCGGCTTCATCCTCGCCAAGAAGGAATACGGCAAGAAGATCAATTCCGCCGTCTTCCCCGGCCAGCAGGGCGGGCCGCTGATGCACATCATCGCCGCCAAGGCCGTGGCCTTCAAGGTCGCCGGCACCGAGGCGTTCAAGCACCGCATGGAACGTACGCTCGAGGGCGCGAAGATCCTGGCCGACCGCCTCAACGCGCCCGATGTGGCGGCGCAAGGCATCACCGTTTTGACCGGCGGCACCGATGTGCATCTGGTCATGGTCGACCTACGAGACAGCGAGATGGACGGACTGACCGGCGAGAACCTGCTGGCGCAGTGCGGCATCACCGTCAACCGCAACACCGTGCCCTTCGACCCGCGCCCGGCTTCCGTGGCCTCCGGCCTGCGCATCGGTACCTCAGCGCTGGCCACCCGCGGATTTGCCGCCCCGCAGTACGAAGAGGTCGCCGACATCATCGGCACTGCCCTGGCCGCGGGCAAGGACGCTGATGTGGAGGCGTTGCACGCCCGGGTGACCAAGCTCACCGAGGATTTCCCGCTCTACCCGGGACTCTAG
- a CDS encoding DUF3052 domain-containing protein — translation MNETASKNAEEFGFHNGDIVQEWLWDDDVSESTREKIMDLTGQDLVDEDYDSAVDGVIIWWRDGDDEDALADTIMDAHGVIGEDGPLWILTPKPGRPGAPASNTVQSAAKTAGMNAATPLTVSEDWNGIRLRAFGKGR, via the coding sequence GTGAATGAAACGGCATCAAAAAACGCTGAAGAGTTCGGTTTTCACAACGGTGACATCGTGCAGGAATGGCTGTGGGATGACGACGTAAGTGAGTCCACTCGAGAGAAAATCATGGATTTGACCGGTCAGGATCTGGTCGATGAAGATTATGATTCTGCCGTCGATGGCGTCATCATCTGGTGGCGCGACGGCGATGACGAGGACGCCTTGGCCGACACCATCATGGACGCGCATGGGGTCATCGGTGAAGACGGCCCGCTTTGGATTCTCACCCCCAAGCCGGGTCGGCCGGGCGCTCCTGCCTCCAATACGGTGCAGTCCGCCGCCAAGACCGCCGGCATGAACGCGGCCACGCCCCTGACGGTTTCCGAGGATTGGAACGGTATCCGTCTGCGTGCCTTCGGCAAAGGTCGCTGA
- a CDS encoding S16 family serine protease, with protein sequence MSRSNQDQGYQGHRMPMSPAGEDTTDSSWPSNDDFDGIIGASASDNRASGDVASPIGADADSPFDTGAESDEAAIDVRGRLGIWYRFTRYCSRHSLRYFAGVICAVLCFLVLLLPSPYVIETPGPTQDVLGTSDGKQVIAITGATTHKSRGKLLLLTVNAQGVPGSPALGIQTLIAWIDPHQQVMPSEAVFPVGQSSQEYEKTATKQMTGSQDSATAAALTFAKRHKIAGASHAKVEMHVDDIGGPSAGMMYALGVIDKLTPADETGGKTIAGTGTIDKKGKVGKIGGIQLKMLGAKRDGATYFLAPASNCDEVVGHVPNGLRDVKVSTLDEAYRALVAIGQGKADSLPHCTVN encoded by the coding sequence ATGTCACGCAGCAATCAGGACCAGGGGTATCAAGGCCATCGGATGCCGATGTCACCGGCGGGCGAAGATACGACGGATTCGTCGTGGCCCAGTAACGATGATTTCGATGGCATTATCGGTGCGTCGGCTTCGGACAACCGTGCTTCGGGCGATGTTGCAAGCCCGATCGGTGCGGATGCCGATTCTCCTTTTGATACGGGCGCCGAGAGCGATGAAGCGGCCATCGACGTTCGCGGTCGTCTCGGTATCTGGTACCGTTTCACCCGTTATTGTTCGCGTCATTCGCTGCGCTATTTTGCTGGCGTCATTTGTGCGGTGCTGTGTTTCCTGGTGCTGCTTCTGCCCAGTCCTTACGTTATTGAAACGCCTGGCCCGACCCAGGACGTGCTGGGTACGTCTGACGGCAAGCAGGTGATCGCCATCACCGGCGCGACCACGCACAAAAGCCGTGGCAAGCTGCTGTTGCTGACCGTCAACGCCCAGGGCGTCCCGGGCTCGCCGGCGCTCGGTATCCAAACCCTGATCGCATGGATCGACCCTCACCAGCAGGTCATGCCCAGTGAAGCCGTGTTCCCCGTCGGCCAGAGCTCTCAGGAATATGAAAAGACCGCCACCAAGCAGATGACCGGTTCCCAAGACTCCGCCACCGCGGCGGCGCTCACGTTCGCAAAGCGACACAAGATAGCCGGGGCCTCGCACGCCAAAGTGGAAATGCACGTCGACGACATCGGTGGTCCCTCAGCCGGCATGATGTATGCGCTGGGTGTCATCGACAAGCTCACCCCGGCCGACGAGACCGGTGGCAAAACGATTGCGGGCACCGGTACCATCGACAAGAAAGGCAAGGTCGGCAAAATCGGCGGTATCCAGCTGAAAATGCTTGGTGCCAAACGCGACGGTGCCACCTATTTCCTTGCCCCCGCTAGCAATTGCGACGAGGTCGTCGGCCATGTGCCGAACGGCCTGCGCGATGTCAAAGTCTCAACGCTGGACGAAGCCTACCGCGCTTTGGTGGCCATTGGGCAGGGCAAGGCCGATAGCCTGCCACATTGCACGGTGAATTAA
- a CDS encoding zinc-dependent metalloprotease, with the protein MDENAIHQWLIDCFGQMQGDMAFQQLNALPDAVKDQLLGQDPTKLPKPAEVKALMNAFTTSGLNTVGDMQQSAEQGPVNVKLATSLALAIANDEGSEQTVTASEGEAVRKAMSEANLWLDTASTIDPAPGDPQVFTRADWVNATVDSWAKFASPVEQSMSDALSSVVSERFGDAFGDGEIAGVFAGPIPVPIPDNMKDPANLIKILGNTAFSTQLGHAAGQLSHEVRGSFDQGIALQKNPAGALIAQNSIEYAKTLEIDQSEVLAFLALEEVAHARLFAHVPWLMPRFEALIGKYARGISIDLDAMEEQLRDATSMDPDSISGAVDLTKVGIADTPEQKEALESLETLLALVEGWVDAVTWKAGVAHIPHIDQLREMVRRERAVGGPAERTFENLLGMELRPKRMREAADIWEKIGAQEGDQARDEKWSHPDLLPKLPDIDGKQAQVDDTETSPSDANTNPDANITTFAADGSDATDSKHGIDWDAELEKLLDAQGDDDGEGSETTAKDDSTETDKDDESSKSDNDDGASDKGNGIQPDNGDKPQN; encoded by the coding sequence ATGGACGAAAACGCGATACACCAATGGTTGATCGACTGCTTCGGTCAGATGCAGGGCGACATGGCATTCCAACAGCTCAACGCACTGCCTGACGCGGTCAAAGACCAGCTCCTCGGCCAGGATCCGACCAAACTGCCCAAGCCCGCCGAAGTGAAGGCGCTGATGAACGCATTCACCACCAGCGGACTCAACACCGTCGGTGATATGCAGCAAAGCGCCGAGCAGGGCCCCGTCAACGTGAAACTGGCGACCTCACTGGCCTTGGCCATCGCCAATGACGAGGGCAGCGAGCAGACCGTCACGGCGAGTGAGGGCGAAGCCGTGCGAAAGGCGATGAGCGAGGCGAACCTTTGGCTCGACACCGCCAGCACCATCGACCCCGCCCCAGGCGACCCACAGGTGTTCACCCGCGCCGACTGGGTCAATGCGACGGTCGATTCGTGGGCGAAATTCGCCAGCCCGGTGGAGCAATCCATGAGCGACGCGCTTTCCAGCGTCGTTTCGGAGCGCTTTGGCGACGCCTTCGGCGACGGCGAGATAGCCGGTGTCTTTGCCGGTCCGATTCCCGTGCCGATTCCCGACAATATGAAGGACCCTGCCAATCTCATCAAGATTCTCGGCAACACGGCTTTCTCCACACAGCTCGGGCATGCGGCGGGCCAGCTTTCGCACGAGGTGCGCGGCAGTTTCGACCAAGGTATCGCCCTGCAGAAGAACCCTGCCGGAGCGCTGATCGCGCAGAACTCCATCGAATACGCCAAGACGCTGGAAATCGACCAGTCCGAGGTATTGGCGTTCCTGGCGCTCGAGGAAGTGGCGCATGCCCGTCTCTTCGCCCATGTGCCGTGGCTCATGCCCCGCTTCGAGGCCTTGATCGGCAAGTACGCACGCGGCATCAGCATCGATCTGGACGCCATGGAGGAGCAGTTGCGTGACGCGACCTCGATGGACCCTGATTCGATTTCCGGAGCCGTCGATCTGACGAAGGTCGGCATTGCCGATACTCCGGAACAGAAAGAGGCGCTCGAAAGCCTCGAGACGCTTCTGGCCTTGGTCGAAGGCTGGGTCGACGCGGTGACGTGGAAGGCCGGGGTGGCCCATATCCCGCACATCGACCAGTTGCGTGAGATGGTACGCCGCGAACGTGCGGTCGGCGGACCGGCGGAACGTACCTTCGAAAACCTGCTTGGCATGGAGCTGCGCCCCAAGCGCATGCGCGAAGCCGCCGACATCTGGGAAAAGATCGGCGCGCAGGAAGGCGACCAAGCCCGCGACGAAAAGTGGTCGCATCCTGATCTGCTGCCGAAGCTGCCGGATATCGACGGCAAGCAGGCGCAGGTCGACGACACCGAAACGTCACCATCCGACGCCAATACGAATCCGGACGCGAACATCACCACCTTCGCCGCTGATGGCAGCGATGCCACTGATTCCAAGCACGGCATCGACTGGGACGCCGAACTCGAGAAATTGCTTGACGCCCAGGGCGACGACGATGGCGAGGGCAGCGAAACAACCGCCAAAGACGACAGCACCGAAACCGACAAAGACGATGAATCATCGAAATCCGATAACGATGATGGCGCATCCGACAAAGGCAATGGCATCCAGCCGGATAACGGAGACAAACCGCAAAACTGA